A part of Biomphalaria glabrata chromosome 3, xgBioGlab47.1, whole genome shotgun sequence genomic DNA contains:
- the LOC106072416 gene encoding dr1-associated corepressor-like, giving the protein MPKSPSRTSKKKKYNARFPPARIKKIMQTDEDVGKVAAAVPVIISRALEMFIESLITETAKTTIARNAKTLSSSHIKQTIETNKQFDFLRDLVANVPDHQVEDTSADIPVNDAEPTSKKGRGRPKKVKDGCSSKKPKGESSKASSDTSEEEDEDEEDEDTETDEESSAGYSVTPPYVRNSDRLGQSAEPPNSTATPNAFMNNIHNTNTNFAPFFTNPALSSLHKQQQLLQPHEQFQQFPGPTLPFQYSPYVSTPPLGVANYPIPPQYSNTLPLMPHQQQPPAHNQQLQHFQEQTNGQQQQQQPINLSFSSRAMATTACEIDDYDT; this is encoded by the exons ATGCCGAAGTCTCCTTCAAGGacttcaaagaaaaagaaatacaatgcCAGATTTCCACCT GCAAGGATAAAGAAAATTATGCAAACAGATGAAGATGTAGGAAAAGTTGCTGCTGCTGTTCCTGTCATTATCT CTAGAGCCTTGGAGATGTTTATTGAATCTCTGATAACTGAAACTGCTAAAACAACAATAGCCAGAAATGCCAAAACTCTGTCATCATCACATAT aaaacaaacaattgaaacaaacaagCAGTTTGATTTTCTTCGTGATTTAGTGGCGAATGTTCCAGACCATCAAGTGGAAGACACCAGTGCAGATATCCCTGTTAATGATGCAGAACCTACATCTAAGAAAGGTCGAGGGAG ACcaaaaaaagttaaagatgGATGTAGCAGCAAAAAGCCAAAAGGAGAGTCATCAAAAGCTTCATCAGATACCTcg GAAGAGGAGGATGAAGATGAGGAGGATGaagacacagaaacagacgaaGAAAGCTCTGCGGGTTATTCAGTGACGCCACCTTATGTAAGAAACTCAGACAGACTTGGCCAAAGTGCAGAGCCACCCAACAGTACAG CCACACCCAATGCCTTCATGAACAATATTCATAACACAAATACCAA cttTGCTCCGTTTTTTACCAACCCAGCCCTGTCTAGTCTACATAAGCAACAGCAGCTTCTTCAGCCTCATGAGCAGTTCCAACAGTTTCCTGGCCCAACATTACCCTTCCAATATTCCCCTTATGTCAGCACCCCTCCTCTTGGAGTGGCCAACTACCCCATACCCCCACAGTACAGCAACACTCTGCCTCTGATGCCCCACCAGCAGCAACCTCCAGCTCACAATCAGCAGTTGCAGCACTTCCAGGAGCAAACGAATGggcaacaacagcagcagcaacCTATAAACCTTTCCTTTTCTTCACGGGCTATGGCGACAACTGCCTGCGAGATTGATGACTATGATACGTGA